From Camelus bactrianus isolate YW-2024 breed Bactrian camel chromosome 16, ASM4877302v1, whole genome shotgun sequence, the proteins below share one genomic window:
- the NOG gene encoding noggin, whose protein sequence is MERCPSLGVTLYALVVVLGLRAAPAGGQHYLHIRPAPSDNLPLVDLIEHPDPIFDPKEKDLNETLLRSLLGGHYDPGFMATSPPEDRPGGGGGAAGGAEDLAELDQLLRQRPSGAMPSEIKGLEFSEGLAPGKKQRLSKKLRRKLQMWLWSQTFCPVLYAWNDLGSRFWPRYVKVGSCFSKRSCSVPEGMVCKPSKSVHLTVLRWRCQRRGGQRCGWIPIQYPIISECKCSC, encoded by the coding sequence ATGGAGCgctgccccagcctgggggtcaCCCTCTACGCCCTGGTGGTGGTCCTGGGGCTGCGGGCGGCACCGGCCGGCGGCCAGCACTATCTCCACATCCGCCCGGCTCCCAGCGACAACCTGCCCCTGGTGGACCTCATCGAACACCCGGACCCTATCTTTGACCCCAAGGAGAAGGATCTGAACGAGACGCTGCTGCGCTCGCTGCTCGGGGGCCACTACGATCCGGGCTTCATGGCCACCTCGCCCCCCGAGGACCGgcccggcgggggcgggggggcagcAGGGGGCGCCGAGGACCTGGCCGAGCTGGACCAGCTGCTGCGGCAGCGGCCGTCGGGGGCCATGCCGAGCGAGATCAAAGGGCTGGAGTTCTCCGAGGGCTTGGCCCCGGGGAAGAAGCAGCGCCTGAGCAAGAAGCTGCGGAGGAAGTTACAGATGTGGCTGTGGTCGCAGACCTTCTGCCCGGTGCTGTACGCGTGGAACGACCTGGGCAGCCGCTTTTGGCCGCGCTACGTGAAGGTGGGCAGCTGCTTCAGTAAGCGCTCGTGCTCCGTGCCCGAGGGCATGGTGTGCAAGCCGTCCAAGTCCGTGCACCTCACGGTGCTGCGGTGGCGCTGTCAGCGGCGCGGGGGCCAGCGCTGCGGCTGGATTCCCATCCAGTACCCCATCATTTCCGAGTGCAAGTGCTCATGCTAG